The genomic stretch CAAAATGAAGTTGCCACCGGCTGAAGTTAGACTGCAGCGACAGTTGCCCCCGTTTATGAGATTCGTGGGTCAGGAAATGTCCATTCAATATGCAGTTTACCTACGTTACTTGACTTGACATAAAGTTGTGCACGTTTGAAGattggttgccatggttgcaGTATGGTGACATGAAAACCCTGTTTGTGGAGTTTAATTttaaaacagtgtgtgtgtgtggggggggggggggggggggtgttagagCTACAGTATAGCTTTTAATAGCCATATATACTATTTAAGTCTTTCTCTATGCACCTTCATATAAGCAAAAGCAACAAATTTAATAACTTATCAACATATAAAAAGTTGCTAAACATCAGTTTTTTGCTGGTAATTTGAATGGAACCAGACTGTCTCATATTAGATGCTTATTTTATGCCATCCTATGGTTTTAATGACCCATCTGTACATTGTTAAACATCTTTTTAAAGAATGCAATGTAAATAAACCAAGTTAAAACAACTAATGAACCGTCGCCTCTTCATACACTAAAGAAATTGGTCTTTTGACCCgtcttatttttaaatgttatttttttaaacagatttgTCCCTGGAAACACTGTTTCCATGGCTGGATCCTTCAGAGCTACCCTGAGAGTCCCATCTTCATCATGAAGGACTTGGAGTTTCATTGTTAACCAGCTGCTACTCAGTTGCTGCCTGAAAACTAGTTTACAGTGAGTAGTTGtataaatgcccccccccccccccccccccggtgcagCTTCCTCAGCTTGTGGCAAACTTGCTGTTAAATGTTTCAGCTCGGAGGGTTTCAGGAGTCTTAAATCTTCTGCTTTTCTGAGCCTCGGTTAATGTAGCTTCAAACTGGAAGGCACAAATTACGAATTAGAATAACATCACTGCCAACGTCCACCTTATAGTGAAAATGTGGCTTCGTTGACTCAcgttctccagcagggggcagtgttgggCAGTACGTAAATCTGATATTAGAAGAATGAAAAATTATGAAATAAATCCCATAATCACGGACATACCGTATTATTGAGAAATAAAAGATTCATATCTACAGCACATATATAGTAACTGGCAAACAACCACACTTGACCGGGTCACAAAATATTCTGtactttttggtttgttttgttttctcagtCGTGAAACCTGTTGTAAAAGCAGCACGAGACTTTaatgtgtctgtatgtgtgtgtacattaatTGTTCCCTTTCACCCCCCTGTATGTCCAATAAAAATACACTACTTTATTTTTTGCTGCCCATGTTTGACGCCAGGTTACAAAACAGATGTGAAGCCCAAATGTCCGATTCAAACATGTAAGTATTATTGTGTCAGTATACATGCAAGTGTGCACGATTACACACTGCTAAAGGATGCTAAGAATGTGATGATAGCACAGATTTTAATGGTAAAATCTCACCAAATCAATTTTAGTAGTAATAAGCTGTGATGGTTTCCAGAGCAACGCCAGGGTTATCCTTTACATAAGCATACATATACAATATAAGAATCCTTTATTTGGTCTTTATTAGCACGTGTTGATTACAGCTGTAGGCATTATTCCTGTCATTTATCAACGCTACAAGCAGCTTTTATTCCCTAATAATCACAGCCGGTGTTCACTGATTCCGATCAAAGCACAATTCAGCATGTTTCTCTTTTGGCTCCAACTTGAGCGCTACATCAATTTCAAATCATCTACATCTCACACATCCAGTTATTTTCGACATTACAGTGCTCGTCGTTCCAGCTCCCATCTCTTGACGCCAGGTGCCAGAACTCAACGCAGTCCTGGTTCCTCCCATCGTAGCTGTTGGGCTGATTGTCGCCCCAGAACCTGCAGCAACACAAGAAACACGAGTGAAGTcgctccaacacacacacacacaccaactgcAAAATGACCCTTTAAAACAGGAATCCTCACGTTGTGGTCAGTGGGGTTCCATCCACCCACTTCCACTGGCCTTCCAAGCCTCCATCCGTCAGTCCGATCCAGACCTCTTTGTCGCTACTAAACAAGCTGTTGAGGAATCTCTATGAAAGCAAGCAGAGCTTTAGTGCTGCGTTTAGTGACACCAAACCTGTTGCACATGTGTGAATAAGGACAAACCATCTCCTCCCGGGTCTTTATGATTGCCAGATCCGCTTTCTTCATTTTGCAATAGTCCCGACTGTCCTTCCATTTTTTCTTGCCAGCGGAAATGTAGTAGCAGCTGCCTTGAAACTTCTTCCAGCCGGTGGGGCATTTTTTATCTGCGGGGGGAGAGAATTCATGGTTAAGGGGCACGGATGGGACGGTGCGGACTTCCTGGACGTCGCCCACCTGTGCTGAGCCGATCATTGTCCGCGAGTAGCTGGTCCCTCTCCACAGTCAGGTTGTGTGCTACCACCCTCAGCCGGTCTCGCTCCGAGGACACGTTTTTGTAGTTTTCCTCCAGCTCTATTTTTTCCCGCGTCAGCGACTCCAAAGCCGCCCGCAGCTCGTCCGTGGCTTTGGTGAGGAGGTTGTAGCTGGCCTGCAGGGTTTCTTTGGACATTGTCAAGTTTTGATGGCtgctctccagcatctccttcTCATTGTTGGAGAAGTTGTACCTGTCCTGCAAGTGTTCCACGTCCTTGACTAACGTGTCGTAAtcgagctgcagcagctcttttgctctggtcacgttgttgaACTGGTTCTGTAGGTTGTTCCTCTCTTGGGAAACGGTGGCGTAGCTCTCCTGCAACTCGTTTCTACGTTTGAGCATCAAATCATATTGGCTCTGTATATAATTTTTGGCTGTCACCAGATTCGTGTTGGCCTTGTCCAGCTCTTCGTTAGCCACCTTCAGCTCTTCTGTCTGTTTGGTCAAAGCTGTGTTGCTGGTCTTTAACTCGCTCTCGCTAGTTTGAAGTTTCGTATTTTCCTCAATCAGTAAATTGTTGTTGGTCATTGCTTGGCTGAGCTTTTTCGACAGGaaattgttgttttgctgtACGTTGCTGTTTATAGTTTGAAGATCCTTTTGTTGCTTCTGCACTGTGCTCAGTCTCTCCTGGAGGTTCTCCTTCTCTTTAATTGTGCTGCTCAGGTTGCTCTGATGGTCACGTTCTACTTTGTTGTCTACCAGAGATGAGACAGCATTGAACCACAGACTGGACCAGGCACATTTCTCTAAAACATGCACAATATTagacaaagaaaagcaaaagacTCACGATGGACACTCTGACCGATGACGACGgccagcagcagaacacacagcaGGCCGAAACACGCTGCTGCTAACCGGAAAGGGTTGTTTCTCAACGCATATACTGAAAAAAAGGAGCAAGAATAGAAACAGAAACTTCAAAGTGATGAAGTGTTTTAAGGAACCACTGGTGCCGCCCCCATCTGTCCTCTTTCAATAGTATTGCGAAACACCACTCACCATATTTTGAGCAATTTTAAACTACAGACAGCTCGGAATTTCAGGGAAAGCTAGCGGCATTGATGCTATATTTCTTTAAATTCTGCATGGTGGTTTTGACTTTGTCTCATTCTAAATGTCTATCATTAATCCTGAAGTATCCTATAGTCTCATACCGCATTGCCACGTTTAAAGGTTAGAGCACGTTAGAGTTCCCTGTTCCCCTTATGTTTTAACCCTTTTGGAGTCCAATTACACCATATTTGTACACCGTGTTTTTTATGAGCTGAATCACGACATAGAACAACATAGAACACAGAACCTGCTTCATTTGGAATGAATTCAAGCTTTCTTTACCTGAATACTGGAACTTGCTGCCTTCTGAGAAAAATTGTTTATAGCCTATTTTGCTGTCCATGTCCATGGCTGCTACTGTGGAACCATTGTATGCAACAGACATCTTTAAAtctccttcatcagctgcaaagtgggaaataaaacacaaaaaaatgtatataaaaaCACACGCGAAAAGCTGCAAATATGCAGAAGCCTTGACTGCTTCCATGTTTCAGTACTGTAAATGGAGACGTCACAGAGCCTAAAGGCATGATGTCAGTTGATCTAAAGTAAATCTTACCTGTTATGATGAGGATAAAGATTTGAAGTGAGCAAAGAATGAGGGTTGGAGTAGTAATAACCACAGAACTGCTGGCTCAGAGGCGTCTTAAGCAACATTCGGCAGGTCCTCCCACATGGAAGGAACTTCCCCTCCAGCATTATTCCCTAGAATATATACAGATGCCAACTTCAGAAGATTCTCTTTCACAACGCAACAAGTATTAATTTTCTAAATTCTAAAACAATTGATTATGCGCATAAATTCACACCTGAGTTCAGTCTCTTTTCAACCTGGTGATGTTTTTGGATTGAACACCTTAATAAtaacacacatgcaacattAAGAACAGTGCAAGTGCTACTTTGACCTTGGTTTATGCAGATGTGTGGAATATTGTAGACACATTATGCTGTTTCTGAGTTGTGTAAAGAGTTCCTGGGGCAGAGGTCTGTCGTATTTtggaaatttttttttttttgcaaatgtcATCAAGTTCACGGAAGTTAAGGAAAACTGAAAAGGAGGAACTTATTtcacaacaaagaaaaatgctGATCATGAACTCTTTCAAAACTTTGTGTAGACTAATATTTAAGTTTTGGCCCCACAAATTgaggggttgttgtttttttttagtttgacattgtttttattgtcaaGGTTTCTAAATGTTCCATTAGAAATCCATATTTTTGTTCTCAGGAACGAGGTCGACCAATTCAGTGCTTCCTCTGTGACAACACTGACAGAGACCCGGTGTTAAAGACGAGAATAACGCGACAGCGGAGTTACTCAGCGTGAACTCAGCGGCTCAGAAAGGGAACAATGTGGGAACTACGTGTGCCGGCAGCTGTGTGACACACTCAGCCTCTCAGGTTGTCATGGAAGTCTCTCCCATGGGTGCCCCGGTCCAGAGAAAGAGCTGCAGCATGAAACTTTGGGCTGTTCTActtaaacacaaacattacTCTTTTGTGGCGCCGAATAATCACACTTAAAAGCTTTGATCAAAGCCTTCGCAGATGGATTTGGGGGAAGGAACGTGTCAGCCCTCCTGCCAGCTGGTCTTTATCTCGTATGACGTCTCTGCTACCGGCCTCCGTTTGAGTATTTTAGCATTTAAATAGTTGTTTCATGCATCGTCGTTCTTGATGAATCCGGATTATTGACTGTCTAACACCTGACGCATCGTTTCTGTTGATGATGACCCTTGATGTATCGGCTTATATAGCAGATGTGCAGTCAAGGTCCGATGATTTCAGATTCATTTACAAACGTGGACACAAGAATCCAGCATTTGTTTTAGTCCAGTTGTAAAGTCAGCGTACTGCGTGAGCGTGGGCCTCCCACTGCAGCTGACATGGGTCAAAGCCAACGGCAAATAAGAGGAAGCATGACTTCctacagagagaggggggttaATCTGAAAAACCCTTCACGTATCTCAAGCTAGCTGTCAGTTTACTCGAGAAGACCGCAGGGAAGCACGCTGAGATAAAAACGCTGACCCAAACCTTCCCTAACCTCTAATATATAGTAACCACTATAAATATTAATACACAGGAAACATAGAGTAATTTCAATAAGCATTAAAACGCATGTATAATAGCCGTGCACGGCCATTCCTCCTGATGCACCATTGGTCAAAGGCAACAAATAGAACAAAACTATGCTAAATAAAACTAACTAAAACTAAAAGATGTGACTTTTATAGGTCAGGACTACTGAGActaaatatttctgtttcttaTGGTTACCACCAAACCAAACGTGATGAAGCACTTTCAGATATGGATGAATAAGGAGTTCTTTGGTTTTCAAGCTAATGAAGGAATCAGCGTTCTGCTCAGAGAACCGCAAAGGTTCCCTTTCTCTATTAAGGACAATGTCGCCCAGGGGTGTCATGCTGATCCCAGAGCAGCGAAGACCAAGATGGCGGCAGCACTTGTATGAGCTGTGGTTCCCAGGACAACAGAGGAAAATCACAAGCAAACTCAAGAACCTTTCCTCCCAGCGCTACACCACCTCCAGCCGACAGCACCGTCTCCTGCAACAACACCCACCGCTTTTTCTTCCAGCTCTGCCACCCACATACAGGACTGATGTGGACAAGGACACGAGAGCACAGCGCATAAATGGAGCGGAGCTGCAGcataaaaggaaaacaatgagTTACAAGAATCCGATTTTAGAGCAGTTGTCATGGAGCCGTTCCCCAGAGGAGGATGTTCAGGGGTTTTGTCCTTCAAGAGAAGATCTGACTGACTTGGGTATTTTTCGAGTTCTTCCCCGTCCGCTTCCAAAAGgcgtgtttctgcagctgtctTCAGAATACTGCAGAATGCATCATGTGACCTCTTAAATGGCCCTTATTTCCTCCGAGAAATGTATAAGGGACATCCCATGTAAGGCAAAAACGGGGGTAAAATCAAATGCCCCGAAACGcgacacaataaaaaaaagccccaaCTAACATGAAAACACATCCTTGCTGCTCACGACACGTGACAAAGGTTCCATTTTTGAGTCACGTGCAGActcgtgttttttttatttgtgcaaTTATCAACGACGTATCAAATACAATTAGCCTCCTACCAGAGTTCTCACTCCTCTGTGCCTCACTTTACCTCAGCGTCTCTCCTCCAGTGATGAGATGCGACACTAAAGCTTTAGGAAATTAATCTCTGGAGTTAGTTCTATGCAGATAATTCACCTTCCTACAAGTCCATGCATCTTATTCCACCCTTCCACCTGAGCAATAATCCTGCCTTTGTCTCATTTCATCGGCAAACATCCTGTTTATCCCAACATCTGCCCACATTTCTCCTTCCAAAGCTTCTTAtctccctcctctgttcctcttctcctctgccctGTGACGTCCTCGGGAACTTTGATGCATCACTGATCTGCCAAAACATATTTTCTGAAATTTTATTCTATCAAACTGAGTCACGTCGCAAACTTTTTCGTCCTCAGTGTGTCTACGAGGGTCACTTAAGAAGACGGATGAAGACTCGCTGAAACCACGATGTCTCATACTCATCGGCGCCACGTCCCCACTCGAATCCACCCATAACTTCAGCCTGGCGTTAGCAAACCAcctcaacaacacaaacaaccaCATCACCATCGCTTCCCTTC from Takifugu flavidus isolate HTHZ2018 chromosome 6, ASM371156v2, whole genome shotgun sequence encodes the following:
- the LOC130527216 gene encoding C-type lectin domain family 4 member M-like; protein product: MSVAYNGSTVAAMDMDSKIGYKQFFSEGSKFQYSVYALRNNPFRLAAACFGLLCVLLLAVVIGQSVHHNKVERDHQSNLSSTIKEKENLQERLSTVQKQQKDLQTINSNVQQNNNFLSKKLSQAMTNNNLLIEENTKLQTSESELKTSNTALTKQTEELKVANEELDKANTNLVTAKNYIQSQYDLMLKRRNELQESYATVSQERNNLQNQFNNVTRAKELLQLDYDTLVKDVEHLQDRYNFSNNEKEMLESSHQNLTMSKETLQASYNLLTKATDELRAALESLTREKIELEENYKNVSSERDRLRVVAHNLTVERDQLLADNDRLSTDKKCPTGWKKFQGSCYYISAGKKKWKDSRDYCKMKKADLAIIKTREEMRFLNSLFSSDKEVWIGLTDGGLEGQWKWVDGTPLTTTFWGDNQPNSYDGRNQDCVEFWHLASRDGSWNDEHCNVENNWMCEM